The Macrobrachium nipponense isolate FS-2020 chromosome 1, ASM1510439v2, whole genome shotgun sequence genome includes a window with the following:
- the LOC135218910 gene encoding uncharacterized protein LOC135218910, with product MSAARATPVSDACQNPPTAMINGVTTAAKEVSERMEDMSRLREIVKIGKQQYGFMRGRGTVEVNFIVKQLQEKRLEGNQELYCAFIDLEKAYNRTSREVMFWCLKKRKVPEKLVRLVKMIYNRMSTKVKTVGETENFGVRVGLHHGSASSPFFCVLVMDVLSEEITNEELWE from the exons atgagtgcGGCTAGGGCGACCCCTGTAAGCGACGCATGTCAGAACCCCCCTACTGCCATGATAAATGGGGTCACGACTGCGGCCAAAGAGGTTAGTGAAAGAATGGAAGATATGAGCAG attaagagagattgtaaagatcgggaaacagcagtatggattcatgagaggaagagggacggtggaGGTCAACTTCATAGTAAAACAGCTACAGGagaagaggctagagggaaaccaggagctctattgtgcatttatagacctagagaaagcatacaatagaacctcaagagaagtgatgttttggtgtttaaagaaaaggaaagttccagaaaagttggttaggcttgTCAAGATGATATATAACAGAATGAGCACAAAAGTGAAaacagttggggaaacagaaaactttggagTTAGAGTTGGATTACACCACGGGTCAGCATCAAGCCCATTTTTTtgtgtgctggtcatggatgtgttaagtgaagagatcacgaatgaagagctgtgggagtga